DNA from Candidatus Dormiibacterota bacterium:
ACATCCTGAAGCAGATCTACCAGCAGTATTCCGGCGCCGATCTCGACAAGCACCTCCAGGACGCGCGCGAGACGATGCTGGCCAACATGATCACCGAGCTCCTGCTGGTCGAGAGGTCCCAGACCCTCCTCGACCTCGACAAGGTGCGCAAGAACCTGGTGGATGATTTCCGCAAGCAGCAGAACATCGCGAGCGACGAGGATCTGGAGCGTCTCCTCAAGGAGCAGGGAATGACCCGCAAGGATCTGGAGGAGCAGCTCCTCCGCCTGGCGGTGCCGCAGGAGATCATCAATTACGAGGTGCGCCGGAAGATCAGCGTCAGCGATGCCGAGATCGGCCAGTACTACGATCGGCACCGGAAGGACTGGGAGACGTCGCCGACGGTCACCTTCAACGAGATCGTCCTGTTCTACGAGGATGCCAACCGGCCCGAAGTGGTGTCACGCGCCGAGGGCATCGTCCGCGAGGCGCGCGGCGGGACGGAGTTCGGCGAGCTGGTGCAGAAGTACTCCGAGGCCCCGAGCAAGGAGAGCGGCGGCTTTCTCGGTCCCCTGTCCGCCGCCGACCTCCACCCGACGATCGCGGAAACGGCCTTCAAGCTCCAGGTGGGCGACATCGGCGACGCGATCGACACCGGCCACTCGCTCCACATCATCCGGCTGGTGGGAAAGACGGACCGCGTGGTCAAGACCCACGACGAGGTCAAGGACACCATCGCGAAGGCGGTGCGCGAGGAGAAGTTCCGCCCGCGCTACGAGCGCTACATCAGGAAGCTGTGGAAGGAGAGCCAGATCGAGGTTCTGCCGAAATACGAGCAGTTTCTCACCTGGTCGCCGTTGAAGAGTGCGAAGGCGGGCGAGGAGAAGCTGCCGGTGGGCGCCCCAGGGGCGGAGCCGGAGGGTCCGGTCCCCTCCCCGGTCGGACCCGCGCCCGGGACGCAGGCGCCCGCCCCCCCACTCCCGGAGGCTCCGCCGGTGCCGGCCCCGTCACCGGCGCCATAGGCCGAGTTCCGTGCCGCCGCGCCGATGAGTCGCTGGAGGCTTGCGGGGATTCTTTGGAGTTGGCCTCCCGGCGATCCTGTGCTAGCATGACGTTCAGGTAAACGTCCCCAGGTCTCAACCAGCCGGAACGATCTTTTCGATTCTGGTGCGAGTTCTGTACCGGGCGCTCGGGGCCCCGGTCAGGATCCTCGGGAACCAGCCGTAACTCCAAGCCCGGAGCGTGGCGCGGGCGTGACCGCGCAGAACGTGAGGGATGAAGGACCATGCGTCGATCCGACTTCGGCAACCAGGACCAGCCGCAGGATGATTTCAGGCAGGGAGCCGACCAGGCGAATCGCAAGCTGATCAGGCCCAACTTGTCGGAGCTCAAGGACAGGCTGCAGCCGCGACAGCCAAGGCGCAAGCAGGTCCCCCCCGAGTCGACCAACGCGGAGGCCTTCTACTATCTCAAGCAGATGAACGCCCGCACTCCGATGATCGTCGTCCTCAAGGACGGCGAGGAGTTGCACGGCGTCATCGAGTGGTACGACCGCAGCTGCATCAAGGTCAACCGGGTGGGCGCTCCCAACCTGATGGTGATGAAGGACTGCATCAAGTACATGTACAAGGCCGAGGAGCGGGACGAGAGCCGGGCGTCGCGTTCCGACGGGATCTGAGCGTCTCTCGACGCAGGATTCCCGCCAGGCCTCCCAGATGAAGCCTGTCATCGCCGTGACCAGCGGCGACCCGTTCGGGGTGGGACCCGAAGTCGCGATCAAGGCAGCCACCGACGCGGCCGTACTGGCCGCCTGCCGGCCGCTCGTCATCGGCGACCGCGAGCACCTGCTGCGCGTGGCTCACGGGCTGCCAGGGGGCGTCGGCTCCGATCCGTCCACCTGGCCCGAGGTCTCCCGCTCGCCGCTCGGCTGGGGGTCGAAGCAGGGGGACGACATCCTGGTCGGTTCCTGGCCGTCCGGGCCGGCCTTCCACGACATGGCCGACCGGCCGGAGATTCCCCCGGCACCCGGACCGTCGGCCGCGGGAGGGCGCAGCGCGGTCATGTACGTCAAGCAGGCCGTGGCGCTCCTGCGCTCGGGCGCCGCGGCGGCGATGACGACGGCGCCGATCAGCAAGCAGGCGATGCACCTCGCGGGGTTGCGCTACCCCGGCCACACCGAGCTCCTGGCCACGCTCTGCGGTTTCGAGCCGGACGACGTCGCGATGATGTTCGTGACGCGCGATCTCAAGGTGGCCCTCCTGACGGTCCACCTCTCCCTGAGGGACGCCATCGCCTCGCTGTCGGCCGAGGCGGTCGTTTCGAGGCTGCGGCTCGTCGATTCGGAGCACCGCAGGCTTTTCGGCAAGGCACCGCGCATCGGTCTCTGCGCCCTCAACCCCCACGCCGGCGAGGCCGGTCTGTTCGGCGCCGAGGAGAGGGACCTCCTGGCCCCCGCGGTCGCGGTGTCCCGAAGCGCCGGCCTGGACGTGGCGGGGCCGTTTCCGGCCGACACGCTGTTCGTGCGCGCCGCGCGCGGCGAGTTCGACGTCGTCCTGGCCCTGCACCACGACCAGGCCACGATCGCGATCAAGGCGCGCTCGTTCGGCAGCGCCGTCAACCTGACGCTCGGCCTGCCGTTCGTGCGGACCTCGGTCGACCACGGCACGGCCTACGACATCGCGGGGCAAGGGACGGCCGATCACGGGAGCCTGGTGGAGGCGATCCTGCTGGCGGCGAGGCTGGCGGCGATTGCCCGAGCGGCGTGACTCAGGGGCGTTTCATCGACTCCCGCAGGACGCGCAGCATCGCGGGGTGGACGTTCAGGTTGGCGGCGACGATGTCGCCGTTCTTCAGAAAGTCGTCGCGCCCCTGGAAGTCGCTGACCGCTCCCCCCGCCTCGCGCACCAGGAGGCTGCCGGCCGCGACGTCCCACGGCGACAGCGACATCTCCCAGAAGCCGTCGTAGCGGCCGCAGGCGACGTAGGCGAGATTGAGCGCGGCCGAGCCGTCCCTCCTGATGCCGGACGAGCCGAGGATGAACGAGCGGAACGAGGCCAGGTAGTCGTCGAGGCGATCGAGCGATCGGAACGGGAAGCCGGTGACCAGGAGCGCCTGCGACAGCTTCTCGGCGGGGGCGACCGTGATCGGCCGGCCGTTCAGGAAGGCTCCCCCGCCCCGCGCAGCGGTGAACATCTCGTCCCGCACCGGGTCGTAGACGGCCGCGGCGCGCATCCCCTGCGGATCGGCGAGGCCGACCGAAACGCAGAACAAGGGGTAGCCGTGGATGAAGTTGGTCGTTCCGTCGAGGGGGTCGATGTACCAGCGGTAGCCGCTCGTCCCCTCGGACGGCGGTGACTCCTCCGCCACAATGGAGTGATCGGGGAAGCGGTCGCGGATCAGCGACACGATCGCCTCCTCGGCGCGGCGATCGACGATCGTGACGAAGTCGTTGCGCCCCTTCTCGTGGATCGGATAGGTGCCGCGCCTTCCCCAGTAGTCCAGGATCACCCGCGCGCCCGCGCGCGCGCAGTTGATGCAGGCGTTGAGATGGAAGTCGATGGTGGCGGGGGGGGCGCCCGGGTCCTGCAGGCGCCGCGGGCGGTTGCGCTCGACCGCCCGGCGGCGCGCCGCCGTCAGCGGAACCACGCGCCCGCCCTGCGTTTTCTTCCCCTTCCCATCGGCGGGCTTGGCGCGGGGCCAGCCGGCCGGCAGGCGGTTGCGACGCGCGCGCGGGCCGCGTCGCGCGGCCGCCCGGCTACGAGCCCTGCGGGCCATCGATCCTCCGCGGCGCCTTGCCGCTCTTCGCGCCGGTCACCGGCGCGGACGGGACGCCGCCCGAGTGCGGGTGGGAGCGCCGGTACACTTCGAGAAGCCGGCGCGTCGAGACCGCCGTGTATTTCTGAGTCGTCGACAGGGACGCGTGCCCCAGGAGCTCCTGGATCGAGCGGAGGTCGGCCCCCGCGTTGAGCATGTGGGTCGCGAACGAATGCCGCAGGGTGTGCGGCGAAACCCGCTTCAGGAGGGCGGCGCGGCGCAGCCGCTCGTTGAGGATCCGGCGCACGCTGCGATCGGTCAGCCGCCCGCCGCGCGCGTTCAGGAACAGCGCGTCGCGCGCCTCCGCGCGCCCCACGCGATCCTCCGGCACGAGCTTCGGCCGGGCTCTCAGATACGACCCCACGGCCAGGACCGATTTCGATCCGATCGGCACCAGGCGCTCCTTCCTCCCCTTTCCGAGCACGCGCAGCATCCCGTCCTTCGTCGCGCCGGACAACTCCAGGTCCCCCAGATCGGCGCCGACCAACTCGGCCACCCGCACGCCGCTGGCGTACAGGAGCTCGAGGATGGCCCGGTCGCGCAGGTCGCGCGGGCCGGTCCCGAACACGTTGTCCAGAAGGGATTCTACCTCAGCCTCGCTCAGGGCGTGGGGAAGCCGCTTCTCGAGCTTCGGTGTCGCGACCATCGCCGCCGGGTTCGCGGTCACGAGCCCCCGCCTGGCCAGGTGCCGGAACAGCGAGCGCAGCGAAGCGAGCTTGCGCGCGACCGTGGCGCGGCTGACGCCGCGCTCGTACAGATGGGAGAGGTACTCGCGGACGACATGGTGGTCGAGAGACAGAATGGCGTTGTCCCTCCCGGACACCAGGCCGGTCGAAAGAAACTCTCGGAACTCACTCAGGTCGGCGCGGTAGCAGCGCACCGTCTGGGGTGAGGCATTCAGGTTCTGCGCGAGGTGACGGAGGAACTCCTCCACGAGGTCCATTCCGGAAGGATTCTACTTGATCGCCGAGATGGACAACGCTTCCCCTTCCCCCGGATGCTGCATGCTGCGCCGCCGTCCCCCGACGCCGTGGATATTCAGCCAGACACCTTTCTTGACAGGCGGCGCCGGGGGGCGTAAATAGAGGGCTCCACCCACATGGGGGCGGCGCTCAGACACCCGTATAATGAGGGGGTTGCGTGAACGGACCGTCGAGAGGGGCGGATTCCGCCGTCGGTATCAAGAGCGGGGGTTCTCTTATCTCTTCCACCATCAATCTTCCTGTGAAGGCACGGTCGGTCGTGGCGCGACCCGCTCCCGAGGAGTTGCGCGTCCTGACGGAGCGGATGCCGAACTGCCTGAAGACCGGCCACGGGAATGTCAATGTCCAGACACGCGTGGTCGCGCGCAGCAAGGCCTCCACGTTCATCGTCACGGACGATGCCGCCGCCTACAGGGGGCAGCCGACGATCGCTGTCGACGAGGCGACCCGGATGGCCCGCGCGCAGGACGACTACATCCGCGGGCGGGACATGGTCGTCGTCGACGGCTACATCGGGAACGACCCGCGCCTGCGCACACCCGCCCGCCTGATCATCGAGAGCAGCAACGCCAACATTGCCGCCATGCAGCAGATCCTGTACTACCCGCTCGAGAGCGGCGACGAGAGCGGCTTCGAGCCCCAGGTCACTGTGATCTACACGCCGAACCTCGAGGCGAAGGGGTATCCGAACGACCGGTTGATCGCCGTCGACCTCGAGCGCCGCGTCACGCGCGTCTTCAACTCGGATTACTTCGGCGAGTCGAAGAAGGGCGGCCTCAGGATGTGGAACAAGCTGGTCTACGACCGGGGCGGCCTGGCGATGCACGCCGGGTGCAAGATCATCCCGGTCGGGGGGCGGAACCGCGCCGTCCTCATCATCGGCCTGTCGGGGACAGGCAAGACGACGACCACCTTCTCCAAGCAGAACGACTCGAAACCGGTGCAGGACGACTTCCTTGCGGTCATGCCGGACGGCAGCATCCACGCCACCGAGAACGGCTGCTTCGCGAAGACCTTCGGCCTGGCCGAGGAGACCGAGCCGGCCATCTACCGGGCGGTGCTGAAGCCGACCTCGTACCTCGAGAACGTCTCGCAGAAGGAGGGCACGCTCGACTTCTTCGACACGTCCTACACCCAGAACGGCCGAGCCGTGTTCAAGATGGCGGATATCGACGGGGCCGGCGACGCGCGCTCCATCAAGAAGGCGGACATCCTCCTGATCCTGAACCGCAACGAGGACGTCATCCCGGCCGTGGCGCGGCTGACGGGAGCGCAGGCGGCCGCCTACTTCATGCTGGGGGAGACCAAGGGGACGAGCGCCGGCGGAGTCGAGGAGGCCGGGCGGTTCCTGCGCATCCCGGGGACCAACCCGTTCTTCCCGCTCGACCACGGCCTGCAGGGGAACCGTTTGCTGCAAATCATGAAGGCCAACCCGATGGAGGTCTACCTTCTGAACACCGGGAGAGTCGGCGGCGGCGAGGGGGACGCGCGCAGTCTCAAAGTGAAAATTCGACACAGCAGCGCCATCGTCCAGGGGATCGCCGAGGGGACGATCCGGTGGGACCGCGACCCTGACTTCGGCTACGAGGTGGCGTCGAAGGTCCCGGGGATCGAAGGGGACGACGAGCGCCTGCTCCGCCCGCGCGAGATGTACGCGCAGCAGGGGCGCGCCGACGAGTACCGGCGCATCGTCGAGCGGCTGCGCGGCGAGCGTCGCGAGTACATGAAGTCGTTTCCGCTGCTCGACCGTGATATCGTCGAATCCGTGTCCTGAGCCCGCTTGGGACGATCGCGGCCGGAAATTCGTTTGACTCCCGCGGGCGAATCACTTAGCATGTCGGGCGTTTATCCAACCCCATGACGCGTGGGAGAAAGGTGAACCACACCATGACACATTCGAGGAAGCTCGTGGCCGGCTGCGCGGCCGTTCTCATCGTCCTGTCCGCCGTGGCGTGCGGCGGCCAGCCGGATCAGACCGCGGCTCCGGAACAGACGACGCAGGCCCCGGCCCAGCAGGCCGCTCCCGCCGACCAGGGCGCGGCTCCGGCCGCGGCCCCCGCCGAGGGCGCAGCGGCCCCGGCCGATGGCACCGCGCCGGCCCAGCAGCCACCGGCCCAGGGCGACCAGCCGCACAACTAGTTTCCGCGGCCTGAGCGCGTCGCTTCGAATGGACGCGGCGCCAGAATCAAGATGAAGGGGGATAAGGGTTTCACCTTGTCCCCCTTTTTCATTTCCGGGTCGCATCCACTCCCGGCCGGGTTATCCTGAAACGCGATGCCGCTCACGATCCTCACGGTCGGACATTCCAACCGGTCGCTCGACGCCTTCGTGGCCATCCTGAAGGCCCACGGAGTCGAGTGCCTGGCCGACGTCCGGACGATCCCGCGCTCGCGCCACAACCCGCAGTTCAACGCCGAGACGCTGCAGAAATCTCTGTCGATGGCCGGCATCGTCTACACCCGTCTGCCCCGTTTGGGGGGACTGCGCAAGCCGCGCAAGGACTCGCGCAATCTCGCCTGGCGCAACGACTCGTTCCGTGGCTACGCCGACTACATGGAGACGACCGAATTCGAGAAGGGGATCGCCGAGCTCCTGGCCCTCGCCCGGGATCGGCGCACGGCGATCCTGTGCGCCGAGGCGCTGTATTACCGCTGCCACCGGTCGCTCATCTCCGATGCGCTGGTGTGCCGCGGCGTCGAGACGGTCCACCTGATGGATCGCAGGAAGACCGCCGCACACCGGCTGACGCCGTTCGTGAAGATCGAGGACGGCAGGCCGACCTACCCGGCGGAGCAGGCGTCGCTTCCGCAGCCGGGCGCGGACTCCGAGGAATGAGTCCCGCGGTCGCCCCGACGGCTTGGATCCCCGGCGTGCGCGGCGTCCTGTTCGACGTGGATGGGACCCTGCTCGACAACGATCGGCCGATC
Protein-coding regions in this window:
- a CDS encoding peptidylprolyl isomerase, with translation MSIAPFFPSTTRASTGIRPPAARLLLLALVPILGVMTEARAAIVEEIVAKVNNRIISKSEFEERSSYILKQIYQQYSGADLDKHLQDARETMLANMITELLLVERSQTLLDLDKVRKNLVDDFRKQQNIASDEDLERLLKEQGMTRKDLEEQLLRLAVPQEIINYEVRRKISVSDAEIGQYYDRHRKDWETSPTVTFNEIVLFYEDANRPEVVSRAEGIVREARGGTEFGELVQKYSEAPSKESGGFLGPLSAADLHPTIAETAFKLQVGDIGDAIDTGHSLHIIRLVGKTDRVVKTHDEVKDTIAKAVREEKFRPRYERYIRKLWKESQIEVLPKYEQFLTWSPLKSAKAGEEKLPVGAPGAEPEGPVPSPVGPAPGTQAPAPPLPEAPPVPAPSPAP
- the pdxA gene encoding 4-hydroxythreonine-4-phosphate dehydrogenase PdxA, which translates into the protein MKPVIAVTSGDPFGVGPEVAIKAATDAAVLAACRPLVIGDREHLLRVAHGLPGGVGSDPSTWPEVSRSPLGWGSKQGDDILVGSWPSGPAFHDMADRPEIPPAPGPSAAGGRSAVMYVKQAVALLRSGAAAAMTTAPISKQAMHLAGLRYPGHTELLATLCGFEPDDVAMMFVTRDLKVALLTVHLSLRDAIASLSAEAVVSRLRLVDSEHRRLFGKAPRIGLCALNPHAGEAGLFGAEERDLLAPAVAVSRSAGLDVAGPFPADTLFVRAARGEFDVVLALHHDQATIAIKARSFGSAVNLTLGLPFVRTSVDHGTAYDIAGQGTADHGSLVEAILLAARLAAIARAA
- a CDS encoding inositol monophosphatase family protein — protein: MARRARSRAAARRGPRARRNRLPAGWPRAKPADGKGKKTQGGRVVPLTAARRRAVERNRPRRLQDPGAPPATIDFHLNACINCARAGARVILDYWGRRGTYPIHEKGRNDFVTIVDRRAEEAIVSLIRDRFPDHSIVAEESPPSEGTSGYRWYIDPLDGTTNFIHGYPLFCVSVGLADPQGMRAAAVYDPVRDEMFTAARGGGAFLNGRPITVAPAEKLSQALLVTGFPFRSLDRLDDYLASFRSFILGSSGIRRDGSAALNLAYVACGRYDGFWEMSLSPWDVAAGSLLVREAGGAVSDFQGRDDFLKNGDIVAANLNVHPAMLRVLRESMKRP
- a CDS encoding tyrosine recombinase XerC → MDLVEEFLRHLAQNLNASPQTVRCYRADLSEFREFLSTGLVSGRDNAILSLDHHVVREYLSHLYERGVSRATVARKLASLRSLFRHLARRGLVTANPAAMVATPKLEKRLPHALSEAEVESLLDNVFGTGPRDLRDRAILELLYASGVRVAELVGADLGDLELSGATKDGMLRVLGKGRKERLVPIGSKSVLAVGSYLRARPKLVPEDRVGRAEARDALFLNARGGRLTDRSVRRILNERLRRAALLKRVSPHTLRHSFATHMLNAGADLRSIQELLGHASLSTTQKYTAVSTRRLLEVYRRSHPHSGGVPSAPVTGAKSGKAPRRIDGPQGS
- a CDS encoding phosphoenolpyruvate carboxykinase encodes the protein MNGPSRGADSAVGIKSGGSLISSTINLPVKARSVVARPAPEELRVLTERMPNCLKTGHGNVNVQTRVVARSKASTFIVTDDAAAYRGQPTIAVDEATRMARAQDDYIRGRDMVVVDGYIGNDPRLRTPARLIIESSNANIAAMQQILYYPLESGDESGFEPQVTVIYTPNLEAKGYPNDRLIAVDLERRVTRVFNSDYFGESKKGGLRMWNKLVYDRGGLAMHAGCKIIPVGGRNRAVLIIGLSGTGKTTTTFSKQNDSKPVQDDFLAVMPDGSIHATENGCFAKTFGLAEETEPAIYRAVLKPTSYLENVSQKEGTLDFFDTSYTQNGRAVFKMADIDGAGDARSIKKADILLILNRNEDVIPAVARLTGAQAAAYFMLGETKGTSAGGVEEAGRFLRIPGTNPFFPLDHGLQGNRLLQIMKANPMEVYLLNTGRVGGGEGDARSLKVKIRHSSAIVQGIAEGTIRWDRDPDFGYEVASKVPGIEGDDERLLRPREMYAQQGRADEYRRIVERLRGERREYMKSFPLLDRDIVESVS
- a CDS encoding DUF488 domain-containing protein yields the protein MPLTILTVGHSNRSLDAFVAILKAHGVECLADVRTIPRSRHNPQFNAETLQKSLSMAGIVYTRLPRLGGLRKPRKDSRNLAWRNDSFRGYADYMETTEFEKGIAELLALARDRRTAILCAEALYYRCHRSLISDALVCRGVETVHLMDRRKTAAHRLTPFVKIEDGRPTYPAEQASLPQPGADSEE